The Toxotes jaculatrix isolate fToxJac2 chromosome 14, fToxJac2.pri, whole genome shotgun sequence genome window below encodes:
- the agfg1b gene encoding arf-GAP domain and FG repeat-containing protein 1b, translating to MATSAKRKQEETHLKMLREMTSLPANRKCFDCDQRGPTYVNMTVGSFVCTTCSGILRGLNPPHRVKSISMTTFTQQEIEFLQKHSNEVCKHIWLGLYDDRTSVVPDFREPQKVKEFLQEKYEKKRWYVPPDQARAVASVQASVSGSSASSTGSTPEVQPLKTLQLNKTPLRQSPGLGRSQAHSTSQEKKFDLLSDLGGDIFAAPPTQTASSSNFANFAHFPSQTAPQGNSNTNFANFEAFGNTAIPSHLSTSPPSKSFSSGGGVPIPSMSSAVPAQSQTGSCTEDRYAALAELDNELSSSASTGSNVQGNIFGPVLGSSPAQNPPVLPSMQPGFGAVPSTNPFVAAAVAPEMATNPFQTNGRAPAAASFGTGSMSMPAGFGNASSYCLPTSFSGNFQQQFPGQAPIPYAQPGAYHPQSNGPAFPVYSQNKPSMTPFGQPMAGPGMSNNPFMAGAPAGSFPSGGSSTNPFL from the exons ATGGCGACGAGTGCGAAGCGAAAGCAGGAGGAGACTCATCTGAAGATGCTCCGGGAAATGACTAGCCTGCCCGCGAATAGGAAATGCTTCGACTGCGACCAGCGCGGCCCGACCTATGTCAACATGACAGTGGGCTCCTTCGTCTGCACCACCTGCTCTGGGATCTT GCGAGGACTGAATCCCCCACACAGAGTGAAGTCCATCTCTATGaccacattcacacagcaggAAATTGAGTTCCTACAGAAACACAGCAATGAG GTCTGTAAACACATCTGGTTGGGCCTCTATGACGACAGGACATCAGTTGTTCCAGATTTCCGAGAACCGCAGAAAGTAAAAGAGTTCCTTCAGGAAAAATACGAAAAGAAAAGATG GTATGTTCCTCCAGACCAGGCAAGGGCAGTAGCAAGTGTCCAGGCCTCTGTGTCGGGCTCCTCAGCCAGCAGCACTGGCAGCACCCCAGAAGTCCAACCCCTCAAAACCCTGCAGCTCAACAAGACCCCACTGCGCCAG TCTCCAGGGCTAGGTCGTTCCCAGGCTCACAGCACTTCTCAGGAGAAGAAGTTTGACTTGCTCTCAGACCTGGGAGGAGACATCTTTGCTGCTCCACCCACTCAAACTGCCAGCTCTTCCAACTTTGCCAACTTTGCACATTTTCCAAGCCAGACAG cacCTCAGGGTAATTCAAACACCAACTTTGCCAACTTTGAGGCATTTGGAAACACTGCAATTCCATCCCATCTGAGCACGTCACCCCCCTCAAAGTCCTTTTCATCAG GAGGAGGTGTGCCAATCCCATCAATGTCTAGTGCCGTCCCTGCCCAGTCCCAGACAGGGAGCTGTACCGAAGACCGCTACGCTGCTCTGGCTGAGTTAGACAACGAGCTCAGCTCCTCTGCCTCTACAGGCAGCAATGTGCAAGG GAACATATTTGGACCAGTGCTTGGTTCATCGCCAGCCCAGAATCCACCTGTGTTACCCAGCATGCAGCCTGGCTTTGGAG CCGTCCCATCCACAAATCCCTTTGTTGCTGCAGCCGTTGCCCCAGAGATGGCCACCAACCCTTTCCAGACCAATGGCAGAGCTccagctgcag CCTCGTTTGGTACTGGCTCTATGAGCATGCCTGCCGGCTTTGGGAATGCGTCTTCCTACTGCCTCCCGACCAGTTTCAGTGGAAACTTCCAACAGCAATTCCCTGGCCAGGCCCCCATCCCTTATGCTCAACCTGGGGCCTACCACCCTCAGTCTAATG GCCCTGCATTCCCAGTCTACAGTCAGAACAAACCCTCCATGACGCCCTTTGGGCAGCCCATGGCTGGCCCTGGCATGTCCAATAACCCATTCATG GCTGGAGCCCCAGCTGGGTCATTCCCTTCAGGGGGTTCATCCACCAACCCTTTCCTGTAG